From the genome of Gracilinanus agilis isolate LMUSP501 chromosome 2, AgileGrace, whole genome shotgun sequence, one region includes:
- the PALS1 gene encoding protein PALS1, whose protein sequence is MTKKGLMKKVAFQFFDGNQGFQEMEVQAVLKPSHQKEGQELNALLNAPHIQALLLAHDKVAEQEMQPESTTDEKIYESVGQYGGETVKIVRIEKARDIPLGATVRNEMDSVIISRIVKGGAAEKSGLLHEGDEVLEINGIEIRGKDVNEVFDLLSDMHGTLTFVLIPSQHNKPPPAKETVIHVKAHFDYDPSDDPYVPCRELGLSFQKGDILHIISQEDPNWWQAYREGDEDNQPLAGLVPGKSFQQQREAMKQTIEEDKEPEKSGKLWCAKKNKKKRKKVLYNANKNDDYDNEEILTYEEMSLYHQPANRKRPIILIGPQNCGQNELRQRLMNNEVDRFAAAVPHTTRSRRDNEVAGRDYHFISRQAFEADVATGKFIEHGEFEKNLYGTSIDSVRQVINSGKICLLNLRTQSLKSLRNSDLKPYIIFIAPPSQERLRALLAKEGKNPKPEELRDIIEKTREMEQNNGHYFDTAIVNSDLDKAYQELLRLINKLDTEPQWVPSTWLR, encoded by the exons GCACTCTTATTAGCCCATGATAAGGTTGCTGAACAGGAAATGCAGCCGGAGTCcactacagatgagaaaatttatgAGAGTGTTGGCCAGTATGGAGGGGAGACTGTAAAAATAGTTCGTATCGAAAAGGCTCGAGATATTCCATTG GGTGCTACTGTTCGTAATGAAATGGATTCTGTCATAATTAGTCGGATCGTAAAAGGAGGTGCTGCAGAAAAAAGTGGACTATTACATGAAGGAGATGAAGTTCTGGAGATTAATGGCATTGAAATTAGGGGAAAGGATGTCAATGAGGTTTTTGACTTGTTG TCTGATATGCATGGCACGCTCACATTTGTGCTGATTCCTAGCCAGCATAACAAGCCCCCTCCTGCCAAAGAAACAGTA aTACATGTGAAAGCTCATTTTGATTATGATCCTTCTGATGACCCCTATGTTCCTTGCCGAGAATTAGGTTTGTCTTTTCAAAAAGGAGATATACTTCATATCATAAGTCAAGAAGATCCTAACTGGTGGCAGGCCTACCGAGAAGGAGATGAAGATAATCAACCTCTGGCAGGACTTGTTCCAG GGAAAAGCTTCCAGCAACAAAGAGAAGCCATGAAGCAAACTATAGAAGAAGACAAGGAACCCGAAAAATCAG GAAAATTGTGGTGtgcaaaaaagaataagaagaaaagaaaaaaagttttatataatgCCAATAAAAATGATG ATtatgacaatgaagaaatactaaCTTATGAGGAAATGTCACTCTATCACCAGCCAGCAAATAGGAAAAGACCTATCATCTTGATTGGCCCACAGAACTGTGGCCAAAATGAACTTCGTCAGAGGCTTATGAATAATGAAGTAGATCGGTTTGCAGCTGCAGTTCCCC ATACAACTCGGAGTAGACGAGACAATGAAGTAGCTGGCAGAGATTACCACTTTATTTCACGACAAGCTTTTGAAGCAGATGTAGCTACTGGAAAGTTTATTGAACATggtgaatttgaaaaaaatttgtatGGTACCAGTATAGATTCCGTGAGGCAGGTGATCAACTCGGGCAAGATATGCCTTTTAAATCTTCGTACACAG TCATTGAAGAGCCTTCGGAATTCAGATTTGAAGCCATATATTATCTTCATTGCGCCTCCTTCACAAGAAAGGCTTCGTGCGTTATTGGCCAAAGAGGGCAAAAATCCAAAG cCAGAAGAATTGAGAGACATTATTGAGAAGACTAGAGAAATGGAGCAGAACAATGGCCACTACTTTGACACTGCAATTGTGAATTCAGATCTTGATAAGGCCTATCAGGAGTTGCTTCGATTAATTAACAAACTTGATACTGAACCTCAGTGGGTACCCTCCACCTGGCTGaggtga